Genomic segment of Coffea arabica cultivar ET-39 chromosome 1e, Coffea Arabica ET-39 HiFi, whole genome shotgun sequence:
AAATGGCCGGTGGGAAGGAGAATCAATTCAGAACTCAGGAAATTAATGCTAGCCACTCCTGAATATTTTCTTCCTTTGCCTGAGCATGAGGACCACCAGATTAGTTGCACTGCCAATGCTTCTGACATTTTTACAGTGAAATCTGTTATGGAAAAACTGAAAGAATCAGGACCTAAGGTGCAATGGTACAATATGGTGTGGGGAAATGGAAACATTCCACGCTTTCCCTCTATTCTTTGGCTATTGTGCAAGCATAGGCTTAAGACTAAGGATAGGTTGAAGCAATGGGGGGATTCAGTTGACTCTGATCAATGTGTACTTTGTAATCAGGATGCTGCAAGTATCGATCATTTACTTTTTATCTGTAGTCACTCAAGCTATTTGGCAAAAAGTGCAGCAAATGTGCCTTACAGCGGTGCTTACGCTTGGGATGAAGAATTGCCTATATCAATAAAATAGTTACGTGTGTAAGCTGTTTTCTTGCGTAGACCAATAAAATAGTTACtattttgcctaaaaaataaagaacttttatttcttgattgTCTTGGTGTGTAAAACATGCCTAGGTTTCCTGTGGTGTGAAAGGAACCATGCTAGTGCTGATTGTATTGGAAAAGCTGACATTTCGTTGGATTTTGATTTATCTTTTGATTGACAATTTGAAAACGCGTTACATTACGTGCTCATTTTGATGTCTAATGTAAGACCATTAAGGCAGTCACCATATTCCAGCTTTATACGTGGATGTGGAAAATGACTCCAAAGTTCAAAATCTTCCGAGCTGACTAGTTAATTAAAGAACCTTGAAAGCAAAGGACATCATGGTTTAT
This window contains:
- the LOC113691334 gene encoding uncharacterized protein, whose amino-acid sequence is MAVVQVSGMIIGILLTHYTKNFQFSCCLLLDLPCKSRLLNAKRIDSAQWKWPVGRRINSELRKLMLATPEYFLPLPEHEDHQISCTANASDIFTVKSVMEKLKESGPKVQWYNMVWGNGNIPRFPSILWLLCKHRLKTKDRLKQWGDSVDSDQCVLCNQDAASIDHLLFICSHSSYLAKSAANVPYSGAYAWDEELPISIK